Proteins from a single region of Chrysemys picta bellii isolate R12L10 chromosome 9, ASM1138683v2, whole genome shotgun sequence:
- the LOC135973466 gene encoding uncharacterized protein LOC135973466 produces the protein MQSSPAVMAVQSVNRKRAPAWTYREVLDLIAVWGDESVLSELRSKRRNAKIYEKISKDMAERGYSRDATQCRVKIKELRQGYQKTKEANGRSGSHPQTSRFYEALHSILGAAATTTPPVTVDSEDGVVSTAGSSDMLGDVEDEEGDEEGEAVGSAHNADFPDSQDLFITLTEIPYEASPAVTPDTESGEGSATPSVTVSQPSLESHSQRLARIRRRKRRTREDMFSELMACSQAQAAQQTQWWENLTRMHQANMDREERWRQEDQQATQTLLGLLREQTDTLRRLVDVLQERRQEDRAPLQSIYNRTPLPPSPIPTSPKVQRRRGGRVPANSHSTPAESSSSRRLSFPKI, from the exons atgcagagctctccagcagtgatggccgtgcagtctgtgaatagaaagagggccccagcatggacttatcgggaagtcttggatctcatcgctgtgtggggcgatgagtccgtgctttccgagctgcgatccaaaagacggaatgcaaagatctacgagaagatctctaaagacatggcagagagaggatacagccgggatgcaacgcagtgccgcgtgaaaatcaaggagctgagacaaggctaccagaagaccaaagaggcaaacggacgctccggatcccatccccagacatcccgtttctatgaggcactgcattccatcctcggtgcggccgccaccactaccccaccagtgaccgtggactctgaggatggggtagtgtccacggccggttcctcggacatgttaggggacgtggaagatgaggaaggagatgaggagggcgaggcagtcggcagcgctcacaatgctgatttccccgacagccaggatctcttcatcacccttacagagatcccctacgaagcgtccccagccgttaccccggacacagaatctggtgaaggatcagcca ccccatctgtgactgtctcacaacctagcctggaatcacactcccagaggctagcgcggattaggcgtaggaagaggaggacacgggaggacatgttctctgagcttatggcctgttcccaagcccaggcagcacagcagacccagtggtgggagaacttgacccgaatgcaccaagccaacatggatcgggaggagaggtggcggcaggaagaccagcaggcgactcaaacgctgcttggactactgagggagcaaacggacacgctccggcgccttgtggatgttctgcaggaacggaggcaggaggacagagccccgctgcagtccatctataaccgcactcccctgccaccaagtcccatacccacctcacccaaagtgcaaagaaggagaggcggcagagtccctgctaactctcactccacccctgcagagagctctagtagcagaaggctctcatttcccaaaatttga